The following proteins are co-located in the Microplitis demolitor isolate Queensland-Clemson2020A chromosome 5, iyMicDemo2.1a, whole genome shotgun sequence genome:
- the LOC103568401 gene encoding guanine nucleotide-binding protein-like 3 homolog, with protein sequence MAKFCLKKQSKRISARKRYKIEKKVREHNRKVRKDEKKHPKKKPKLTQIPNQCPFKEDILKEVEALNKQNEEQKKKRREEMIALKREKLTGGLESLVVNAAEKQNEHESSLNLKTDNLLFPTTREENSLKTYYKEFKKVLDSADVILEIVDARDPLGTRCKQVEEAVNLSKGSQKLVLVLNKADLVPRENLDQWLKYFRARLPAIAFKASTQDQSKKLCHKKLGLKKETMIQSGSCYGAELLLNLLGNYCRSFNKIKKSITVGIVGLPNVGKSSVINSLKRNKVCSVGNTPGITKSMQVIQLDSKVKLLDSPGIVFTESYQNEEDNCSVALKNAIKIQSLKDPITPATMILKRIPKQQIMELYDIGDFSTPDEFFAMKAQRMGMLKKKGIPDPVAAARSLLNDWNSGKIRYYTMPPEIPYESVEIVKQAGDEFDITLFEKEEKMMLDTLGQMSEDTKLANIDAVPIKSTVPIRTACNLEKKVIKLQEANKRKETNRGNIKSTANVQKNKSDQDSESVGNQKLNKLKKIQFKRQKKERIKQEKKTTQLADQLENFTMGNDADDYNFDLDFNMGQQ encoded by the exons ATGGCTAAATTTTGTCtca aaaaacaaAGTAAACGAATATCGGCTcgtaaaagatataaaatcgaaaaaaaagtacggGAGCATAATAGGAAAGTTCgtaaggatgaaaaaaaacacCCTAAAA aaAAGCCGAAATTAACTCAAATACCTAATCAGTGTCCTTTCAAAGAAGATATTCTTAAAGAAGTTGAAGCTCTGAACAAGCAAAAtgaggaacaaaaaaaaaaacgacggGAAGAAATGATTGCTTTAAAACGTGAAAAATTAACGGGTGGTCTGGAAAGTCTTGTAGTAAATGCAGCAGAAAAACAGAATGAacatgaatcgtctttaaatcttaaaacagataatttattatttccgaCTACCAGAGAAGAAAATTCGTTGAAAACTTActacaaagaatttaaaaaagttttagatTCAGCTGACGTCATTTTAGAGATTGTTGATGCAAGAGATCCTCTAGGAACTCGATGTAAACAAGTAGAAGAAGCAGTAAATTTATCGAAGGGTAGTCAAAAATTAGTGTTGGTTCTAAACAAAGCAGATCTTGtgcctagagaaaatttagatCAATGGTTGAAGTATTTTCGGGCAAGATTACCTGCTATTGCCTTCAAAGCATCGACTCAAgatcaatcaaaaaaattatgtcataAGAAATTAGGACTTAAAAAAGAAACTATGATACAGAGTGGCTCGTGTTATGGTGCCGAATTGTTGCTTAATTTATTAGGAAATTACTGCCGTAGCTTTAATAAGATCAAGAAAAGTATCACTGTGGGTATTGTTGGTTTACCCAATGTTGGAAAATCAAGtgttataaattcattaaaaagaaataaagtaTGTAGTGTTGGTAATACTCCCGGAATTACCAAATCTATGCAGGTAATACAATTAGACTCAAAAGTTAAATTACTCGATTCACCGGGTATAGTATTTACTGAATCGTATCAAAATGAGGAGGATAATTGTTCAGTTGCACTTAAAAACGCCATTAAAATACAATCGTTAAAAGATCCAATTACACCAGCTACGATGATATTAAAACGGATACCGAAGCAACAAATAATGGAACTTTATGATATAGGTGATTTTTCTACACCCGATGAATTTTTTGCAATGAAAGCTCAGCGAATGGGTATGTTGAAGAAAAAAGGGATTCCCGATCCAGTTGCAGCAGCTCGCAGTCTTTTAAATGATTGGAATTCTGGAAAAATcag ATACTACACTATGCCACCTGAAATTCCATACGAATCTGTAGAAATCGTAAAACAAGCTGGagatgaatttgatattacactgtttgaaaaagaagaaaaaatgatgcttGACACACTAGGGCAGATGTCTGAAGACACCAAACTAGCTAATATAGATGCAGTTCCTATTAAGAGTACAGTGCCAATCAGAACTGCttgtaatttagaaaaaaaa gtcaTCAAATTGCAAGAGGCGAATAAACGGAAGGAAACGAATCGaggaaatataaaaagtactgcaaatgtacaaaaaaataagagtgATCAAGATTCAGAAAGTGtaggaaatcaaaaattaaataaactcaaaaaaatccaatttaaAAGACAAAAGAAAGAACGAATAAAACAAG aaaaaaaaacaactcaATTAGCCGATCAATTGGAGAATTTCACCATGGGAAATGATGCAgatgattataattttgactTAGATTTCAATATGGGTCAACAATAA
- the LOC103568402 gene encoding sperm-associated antigen 7 homolog has translation MDLLGSILSSMDTPPVVSEKQKAYLKRQRDDHQKQQKMEVERLRSFREQVEQNVNKFLKDDSRKQYKLSSMDQVHRSIVYDVAEVANVLAHSFGEEGVDRHIILFKKEYAPSEDHLNVLRRGEEWNDEIAKKLQDEKLRQAKEEEEEICYSKKRKNDFIPNTNYKDKYKHIIGEEVALEAARKTEANSSYGCVPSENKKDQRSIEQTLADIKAKKKKIEEANQQLSQ, from the exons ATGGATTTACTTGGATCTATACTGAGTTCAATGGATACACCACCGGTGGTTAGTGAAAAACAAAAggcatatttaaaaa gaCAACGCGATGACCATCAAAAACAACAGAAAATGGAAGTTGAAAGACTCAGAAGCTTTCGTGAacag GTCGAACaaaatgtcaataaatttttaaaagatgaCAGTAGAAAACAATATAAGCTTTCATCGATGGATCAAGTGCATCGCAGTATTGT ATATGACGTAGCTGAAGTTGCCAATGTATTAGCCCACTCATTTGGAGAAGAAGGAGTTGATAGACATATTATATTGTTCAAAAAGGAATACGCTCCTTCAGAGGatcatttaaatgttttacgTCGTGGTGAAGAGTGGAATGACGAAATcgctaaaaaattacaagatgaaaaattaagacaagcgaaagaagaagaagaagaaatttgTTACtcaaaaaaacgtaaaaatgattttattccAAATACAAATTACAAAGATAAGTATAAACATATTATTGGTGAAGAAGTTGCTTTAGAGGCTGCAAGAAAGACGGAGGCCAATAGCAGCTATGGATGTG TTcctagtgaaaataaaaaagatcaaAGAAGTATAGAGCAAACCCTTGCTGACATTAAagcaaaaaagaaaaaaatagaggAAGCAAACCAGCAACtatcacaataa
- the LOC103568403 gene encoding dual specificity protein kinase splB isoform X1 — MLGNVSNASASGHISVLHSKQGIRTSNKCLSCFSVDENASVTREEKLKSCKIKDNNRVMVVSETNINSQVSNLCKRSCQLPCSYKTENFLPKTTCSIDSKFSKSSKINQANKIFLRPKSSPMITSTVHKCSTNTDCPELLIGPKSEYSVSHSASNSTKKSSSSDLNCLYVQTNTNKELLTSSKKLFSIHHDMHVNKEPCSSGHEFAHRDQYISKISNSKSVLPIKSNKVICNVVDGNDSCSVRNIEYCPILSKEISEIQTTKSSPIFNNDNSNITDQTVNLDGQNSSINNLDFATTSLIDEKRCGQEMQNHCITFLPQDLPTELQSSPVSYKDREKCQDSWRPTELEGNLLCSIQQYNSDNIQEHIIRRRTGASCQALRHAVSSLNRLDDFYTEKIGSGFFSEVFKVTHKVTGQIMVLKMNQLPANRPNMLKEVQLMNKLNHPNILRFMGVCVHEGQLHALTEYINNGSLEQLIMARHKPLSHLTKMNLAEDIARGMSYLHSRGIFHRDLTSKNVLIKRLEINESLMAVVGDFGLAAKIPDPSSGYRLSTVGSPYWMSPECLKGQWYDHRSDIFSFGIVICELIGRVPADPDVLPRSDNFGLDYLAVAEICALTDPPPAFLQLAFDCCTVSNYEPKSRPTFPEIVTILDNLIRNYDKQSRISRLIQRCGGAALLTTIDDSVREGRNFQRRTARQRSRSADARSCDNATPSDKARCHSARRVAELASRRDPHYRPMTANPFQALGGIKKILGDLFSSCLELPSLEDIRPSILDSVDSKFKLARNDDIVKVLERKKPKSEPSSPTARKKWEKKVITKIGAASFFAHPLFRESWELRRRGSCESGFWSCVGEDLSPEPPNRRQTSTLSSSAASSLFLLDDHRTSSIFTDSSEDIASLGGGDSSYWEEKLSSSSKTISKIVEYFERKQATASKNTREATSNRTALLKTNLEGNMPLCSISAAQRLVICDGAVKSKLPLFNKK; from the exons atgttggGCAATGTGTCAAACGCAAGTGCCAGTGGACACATTAGTGTATTACATTCAAAACAAGGGATAAGAACTTCAAACAAATGTTTATCATGTTTTTCAGTAGATGAAAACGCCTCTGTAACTAGAGAAGAGAAACTTAAGTCTTgtaaaattaaagataataatagaGTTATGGTTGTTTCagaaacaaatattaattcacaagtctcaaatttatgtaaaaggtCATGCCAATTACCGTGCTCTTacaaaactgaaaattttttacctaaaACTACTTGTAGcattgattcaaaattttccaaaagctcaaaaattaatcaagcaaataaaatatttttacgacCAAAATCATCTCCTATGATTACATCAACAGTTCATAAATGCTCAACTAACACTGATTGTCCGGAACTTTTGATTGGTCCAAAGTCAGAATATTCTGTTTCTCATAGTGCTTCCAATTCTACCAAAAAATCATCTTCATCtgatttaaattgtttatatgtACAAACCAATACCAATAAAGAATTGTTAACcagttcgaaaaaattattttcaatccaTCACGATATGCATGTTAATAAAGAGCCGTGTTCTAGTGGTCATGAATTCGCTCATAGAGATcaatatataagtaaaatttcaaattcaaaatcagTTTTACCCATCAAGTCTAACAAAGTTATCTGTAATGTAGTTGATGGAAACGATTCATGCTCAGTTAGAAACATAGAGTATTGTCCTATATTAAGTAAGGAAATATCAGAAATTCAAACTACAAAATCAAGTccgatttttaataatgacaaCTCTAATATTACTGATCAAACGGTAAATTTAGATGGACAGaattcttcaataaataatctcGATTTTGCGACAACGTCTTTGATAGATGAAAAACGTTGTGGTCAAGAAATGCAAAATCATTGCATAACCTTTTTGCCTCAAGATTTACCTACAGAATTACAGTCTTCCCCCGTAAGTTATAAGGACAGAGAAAAATGTCAAGATTCTTGGCGACCTACAGAGCTTGAAGGAAATTTACTGTGTTCCATCCAACAATATAATAGTGATAATATTCAAGAACATATTATTAGGAGAAGAACTGGTGCATCTTGTCAAGCATTGAGGCACGCCGTTTCATCTCTTAACAGACTGGATGActtttatacagaaaaaatcGGCTCTGGATTTTTTTCTGAAGTTTTTAAG GTTACTCACAAGGTAACGGGACAAATTATGGTTCTTAAGATGAATCAGCTACCCGCAAACAGACCAAATATGCTGAAAGAAGTGCAGTTAATGAATAAACTCAATCATCCTAACATACTTag GTTCATGGGTGTTTGTGTACACGAGGGTCAGCTACATGCATTAACAGAATACATCAATAATGGCAGCTTAGAGCAGCTTATCATGGCTAGGCATAAACCATTAAGTCACTTAACAAAGATGAACCTTGCCGAAGACATAGCGCGAGGAATGTCATATCTTCATAGTCGAGGGATTTTTCATCGTGATTTGACTTCAAAGAACGTTTTAATTAAACGTCTTGAGATAAATGAATCACTTATGGCAGTAGTTGGTGATTTCGGACTTGCAGCCAAAATTCCGGATCCTAGTTCAGGATATCGATTAAGTACAGTTGGAAGTCCTTACTGGATGTCTCCAGAATGTTTAAAAGGGCAGTGGTATGATCACCGatcagatattttttctttcggtATAGTAATATGTGAATTAATTGGACGTGTACCTGCTGATCCTGATGTTCTTCCGCGCTCGGATAATTTTGGCCTTGATTATCTTGCTGTAGCAGAAATTTGCGCCCTAACAGATCCACCACCTGCATTTTTACAACTTGCCTTCGATTGTTGCACCGTGAGTAAT TATGAGCCGAAATCTAGGCCAACGTTTCCAGAAATCGTTACCatattagataatttaataagaaattatgATAAACAATCAAGAATTAGTCGTTTGATACAGCGATGTGGAGGAGCAGCGTTGTTAACTACAATCGATGACAGCGTCAGAGAAGGTAGAAATTTTCAACGTAGAACGGCTAGACAAAGAAGTCGTTCAGCGGATGCTAGAAGCTGCGACAATGCAACGCCTTCAGATAAAGCTCGGTGTCATTCAGCTAGACGAGTCGCCGAACTTGCTAGTCGAAGGGATCCTCATTATCGACCTATGACAGCAAATCCTTTTCAAGCATTAGGTGGAATTAAAAAGATTCTAGGTGATCTTTTTTCTAGTTGTCTTGAACTTCCGTCTCTTGAGGATATTAGACCCAGTATTTTAGATAGTGTTGATTCTAAATTTAAACTAGCACGAAATGACGATATTGTCAAAGTTTTGGAACGAAAGAAACCAAAATCAGAGCCAAGTAGTCCAACCGCTAGAAAAAAATGGGAGAAAAAG gttattacaaaaattggTGCCGCAAGTTTCTTCGCTCATCCACTCTTCAGGGAAAGTTGGGAACTTCGGAGACGTGGAAGCTGTGAATCTGGATTCTGGAGTTGTGTTGGTGAAGATTTAAGCCCAGAACCACCTAATCGTCGGCAAACATCTACATTGAGTAGTTCAGCAGCCAGTAGTTTATTTCTGTTGGATGATCATAGAACGAGTTCCATATTTACAGACTCTTCCGAGGATATAGCAAGTCTTGGTGGTGGAGATTCATCTTATTGGGAAGAGAAATTGAGCTCTTCTAGTAAGacgatttcaaaaattgttgaataCTTTGAGAGAAAACAAGCTACCGCTAGTAAAAATACTCGTGAAGCCACTTCAAATAGAACTGCGTTGTTGAAAACAAATCTTGAAGGCAATATGCCACTATGCAGCATCTCTGCAGCTCAACGACTAGTTATTTGTGATGGTGCTGTGAAAAGTAAATTACccctttttaataaaaaatga
- the LOC103568403 gene encoding dual specificity protein kinase splB isoform X2 produces the protein MLGNVSNASASGHISVLHSKQGIRTSNKCLSCFSVDENASVTREEKLKSCKIKDNNRVMVVSETNINSQVSNLCKRSCQLPCSYKTENFLPKTTCSIDSKFSKSSKINQANKIFLRPKSSPMITSTVHKCSTNTDCPELLIGPKSEYSVSHSASNSTKKSSSSDLNCLYVQTNTNKELLTSSKKLFSIHHDMHVNKEPCSSGHEFAHRDQYISKISNSKSVLPIKSNKVICNVVDGNDSCSVRNIEYCPILSKEISEIQTTKSSPIFNNDNSNITDQTVNLDGQNSSINNLDFATTSLIDEKRCGQEMQNHCITFLPQDLPTELQSSPVSYKDREKCQDSWRPTELEGNLLCSIQQYNSDNIQEHIIRRRTGASCQALRHAVSSLNRLDDFYTEKIGSGFFSEVFKVTHKVTGQIMVLKMNQLPANRPNMLKEVQLMNKLNHPNILRFMGVCVHEGQLHALTEYINNGSLEQLIMARHKPLSHLTKMNLAEDIARGMSYLHSRGIFHRDLTSKNVLIKRLEINESLMAVVGDFGLAAKIPDPSSGYRLSTVGSPYWMSPECLKGQWYDHRSDIFSFGIVICELIGRVPADPDVLPRSDNFGLDYLAVAEICALTDPPPAFLQLAFDCCTYEPKSRPTFPEIVTILDNLIRNYDKQSRISRLIQRCGGAALLTTIDDSVREGRNFQRRTARQRSRSADARSCDNATPSDKARCHSARRVAELASRRDPHYRPMTANPFQALGGIKKILGDLFSSCLELPSLEDIRPSILDSVDSKFKLARNDDIVKVLERKKPKSEPSSPTARKKWEKKVITKIGAASFFAHPLFRESWELRRRGSCESGFWSCVGEDLSPEPPNRRQTSTLSSSAASSLFLLDDHRTSSIFTDSSEDIASLGGGDSSYWEEKLSSSSKTISKIVEYFERKQATASKNTREATSNRTALLKTNLEGNMPLCSISAAQRLVICDGAVKSKLPLFNKK, from the exons atgttggGCAATGTGTCAAACGCAAGTGCCAGTGGACACATTAGTGTATTACATTCAAAACAAGGGATAAGAACTTCAAACAAATGTTTATCATGTTTTTCAGTAGATGAAAACGCCTCTGTAACTAGAGAAGAGAAACTTAAGTCTTgtaaaattaaagataataatagaGTTATGGTTGTTTCagaaacaaatattaattcacaagtctcaaatttatgtaaaaggtCATGCCAATTACCGTGCTCTTacaaaactgaaaattttttacctaaaACTACTTGTAGcattgattcaaaattttccaaaagctcaaaaattaatcaagcaaataaaatatttttacgacCAAAATCATCTCCTATGATTACATCAACAGTTCATAAATGCTCAACTAACACTGATTGTCCGGAACTTTTGATTGGTCCAAAGTCAGAATATTCTGTTTCTCATAGTGCTTCCAATTCTACCAAAAAATCATCTTCATCtgatttaaattgtttatatgtACAAACCAATACCAATAAAGAATTGTTAACcagttcgaaaaaattattttcaatccaTCACGATATGCATGTTAATAAAGAGCCGTGTTCTAGTGGTCATGAATTCGCTCATAGAGATcaatatataagtaaaatttcaaattcaaaatcagTTTTACCCATCAAGTCTAACAAAGTTATCTGTAATGTAGTTGATGGAAACGATTCATGCTCAGTTAGAAACATAGAGTATTGTCCTATATTAAGTAAGGAAATATCAGAAATTCAAACTACAAAATCAAGTccgatttttaataatgacaaCTCTAATATTACTGATCAAACGGTAAATTTAGATGGACAGaattcttcaataaataatctcGATTTTGCGACAACGTCTTTGATAGATGAAAAACGTTGTGGTCAAGAAATGCAAAATCATTGCATAACCTTTTTGCCTCAAGATTTACCTACAGAATTACAGTCTTCCCCCGTAAGTTATAAGGACAGAGAAAAATGTCAAGATTCTTGGCGACCTACAGAGCTTGAAGGAAATTTACTGTGTTCCATCCAACAATATAATAGTGATAATATTCAAGAACATATTATTAGGAGAAGAACTGGTGCATCTTGTCAAGCATTGAGGCACGCCGTTTCATCTCTTAACAGACTGGATGActtttatacagaaaaaatcGGCTCTGGATTTTTTTCTGAAGTTTTTAAG GTTACTCACAAGGTAACGGGACAAATTATGGTTCTTAAGATGAATCAGCTACCCGCAAACAGACCAAATATGCTGAAAGAAGTGCAGTTAATGAATAAACTCAATCATCCTAACATACTTag GTTCATGGGTGTTTGTGTACACGAGGGTCAGCTACATGCATTAACAGAATACATCAATAATGGCAGCTTAGAGCAGCTTATCATGGCTAGGCATAAACCATTAAGTCACTTAACAAAGATGAACCTTGCCGAAGACATAGCGCGAGGAATGTCATATCTTCATAGTCGAGGGATTTTTCATCGTGATTTGACTTCAAAGAACGTTTTAATTAAACGTCTTGAGATAAATGAATCACTTATGGCAGTAGTTGGTGATTTCGGACTTGCAGCCAAAATTCCGGATCCTAGTTCAGGATATCGATTAAGTACAGTTGGAAGTCCTTACTGGATGTCTCCAGAATGTTTAAAAGGGCAGTGGTATGATCACCGatcagatattttttctttcggtATAGTAATATGTGAATTAATTGGACGTGTACCTGCTGATCCTGATGTTCTTCCGCGCTCGGATAATTTTGGCCTTGATTATCTTGCTGTAGCAGAAATTTGCGCCCTAACAGATCCACCACCTGCATTTTTACAACTTGCCTTCGATTGTTGCACC TATGAGCCGAAATCTAGGCCAACGTTTCCAGAAATCGTTACCatattagataatttaataagaaattatgATAAACAATCAAGAATTAGTCGTTTGATACAGCGATGTGGAGGAGCAGCGTTGTTAACTACAATCGATGACAGCGTCAGAGAAGGTAGAAATTTTCAACGTAGAACGGCTAGACAAAGAAGTCGTTCAGCGGATGCTAGAAGCTGCGACAATGCAACGCCTTCAGATAAAGCTCGGTGTCATTCAGCTAGACGAGTCGCCGAACTTGCTAGTCGAAGGGATCCTCATTATCGACCTATGACAGCAAATCCTTTTCAAGCATTAGGTGGAATTAAAAAGATTCTAGGTGATCTTTTTTCTAGTTGTCTTGAACTTCCGTCTCTTGAGGATATTAGACCCAGTATTTTAGATAGTGTTGATTCTAAATTTAAACTAGCACGAAATGACGATATTGTCAAAGTTTTGGAACGAAAGAAACCAAAATCAGAGCCAAGTAGTCCAACCGCTAGAAAAAAATGGGAGAAAAAG gttattacaaaaattggTGCCGCAAGTTTCTTCGCTCATCCACTCTTCAGGGAAAGTTGGGAACTTCGGAGACGTGGAAGCTGTGAATCTGGATTCTGGAGTTGTGTTGGTGAAGATTTAAGCCCAGAACCACCTAATCGTCGGCAAACATCTACATTGAGTAGTTCAGCAGCCAGTAGTTTATTTCTGTTGGATGATCATAGAACGAGTTCCATATTTACAGACTCTTCCGAGGATATAGCAAGTCTTGGTGGTGGAGATTCATCTTATTGGGAAGAGAAATTGAGCTCTTCTAGTAAGacgatttcaaaaattgttgaataCTTTGAGAGAAAACAAGCTACCGCTAGTAAAAATACTCGTGAAGCCACTTCAAATAGAACTGCGTTGTTGAAAACAAATCTTGAAGGCAATATGCCACTATGCAGCATCTCTGCAGCTCAACGACTAGTTATTTGTGATGGTGCTGTGAAAAGTAAATTACccctttttaataaaaaatga